A genomic window from Lentibacter algarum includes:
- a CDS encoding DUF2125 domain-containing protein — protein MFTRSLLLGSTALVFTATSSLADLNAQDVWMDWKDYIQGFGYTVQGSEATSGDTLTISGLKLSMPIPEQSGSVDLGMGEMSFSNLSDGTVEISLPDTFPITFDVVSGGETEVAGTLNYDTTDLSIIVSGSPDDMNYITTASTLDMSLADLMVEGKPLDIGTVAFNMTGLAGASNMKLGNIRNIMQSFSVDKLSYTLDINSPEEADGLEAFKMIGALNALSFNGTGAYPSAGGFDAQDVSAMLKAGFAFDGGFAYADGSTTFEIAESGGQTVGVSSSETGLLKVAMSEAGLHYGAEATGLKSNMTGTQVPFPIELTAEKSALSLTIPISASENAQDFGLTVQLANFTTSEMLWAMVDPTGQLPRDPATLHLDLSGKATLLFDMMDPESITGVETGAQNPGEVNSIDINALELTAAGASLTGRGAFQIDNSDTQTFSGMPKPVGAVDLKLVGGNGLIDKLVAMGLLPEDQAMGARMMMGLFTIPSGTPDTLTSKIEVNDQGHVLANGQRLR, from the coding sequence ATGTTTACCCGTTCCTTGCTTCTCGGAAGCACCGCTCTCGTCTTCACAGCCACATCCTCTCTCGCTGACCTAAATGCGCAAGATGTCTGGATGGATTGGAAAGACTACATTCAAGGGTTCGGCTATACTGTCCAAGGATCAGAAGCCACATCAGGCGATACGCTCACAATATCGGGCCTGAAGCTTTCTATGCCAATCCCTGAACAAAGCGGCAGCGTTGATCTTGGCATGGGCGAAATGTCTTTCTCAAACCTCTCGGACGGCACAGTCGAAATCAGCCTGCCCGACACGTTTCCTATCACCTTCGATGTGGTCTCAGGTGGCGAAACGGAGGTCGCGGGCACACTCAATTATGACACAACGGATCTGTCCATCATCGTCTCGGGCAGTCCCGACGACATGAACTACATTACCACAGCATCGACGCTTGATATGAGCCTTGCCGACCTTATGGTTGAAGGGAAGCCACTCGACATCGGCACAGTGGCCTTCAACATGACGGGCCTCGCAGGCGCTTCCAATATGAAGCTCGGCAATATCCGCAATATCATGCAGTCCTTTTCTGTCGATAAACTGAGCTACACGCTAGATATCAATAGCCCCGAAGAAGCTGACGGGCTTGAGGCTTTCAAAATGATCGGCGCGCTCAATGCCTTGTCTTTCAATGGCACAGGCGCATACCCGAGCGCTGGCGGTTTTGACGCGCAGGACGTCTCGGCCATGCTGAAAGCTGGCTTCGCGTTTGACGGCGGCTTTGCCTATGCTGACGGTAGCACCACTTTCGAAATCGCAGAAAGCGGCGGGCAAACAGTTGGCGTCTCGTCCTCCGAGACAGGCCTTCTCAAGGTAGCAATGAGCGAAGCAGGCCTGCACTACGGCGCCGAGGCTACAGGGCTCAAATCCAACATGACAGGCACCCAAGTCCCATTTCCCATTGAGTTGACCGCTGAAAAAAGCGCCCTCTCTCTGACCATACCCATCAGTGCATCGGAAAACGCACAGGACTTTGGCCTCACGGTCCAGCTCGCCAATTTCACCACTTCCGAAATGCTCTGGGCCATGGTTGACCCGACAGGCCAGCTCCCGCGCGATCCAGCCACGCTTCATCTGGACCTCTCTGGAAAAGCGACACTCTTGTTCGATATGATGGACCCTGAGAGCATAACAGGCGTTGAAACAGGAGCGCAAAATCCAGGCGAAGTGAACTCTATCGATATCAACGCACTTGAGCTCACCGCAGCAGGCGCATCACTGACTGGCAGAGGCGCGTTTCAGATAGACAACTCTGACACCCAGACATTTTCAGGCATGCCAAAGCCCGTGGGAGCGGTTGATCTGAAGCTCGTCGGCGGCAACGGCCTCATAGACAAGCTCGTCGCCATGGGCCTGCTCCCCGAAGACCAAGCCATGGGCGCACGCATGATGATGGGCCTCTTTACCATCCCAAGTGGGACACCCGATACCCTGACCTCAAAGATCGAGGTGAATGATCAAGGCCACGTCCTCGCAAACGGCCAGCGCCTGCGCTGA
- a CDS encoding TldD/PmbA family protein, with the protein MKNTLEALAQSALAAALKAGADSADVITLEGRSVSLDIRQGKLEQAERAEGTDLGLRVMVGQRQAMVSSSDTRPEAIAQVAERAVAMAHEAPEDPYIGLAPREELATSWDISAFELYDNTPEPSPETLQEDARRAEAAALANPGVSQVQSASASYSQTTVQLATSTGFSGGYQRSSRSLSCVAIAGTGLGMERDYDGDGRIFQADLRSADEIGALAAARAVERLNPKKPKTGSYPILFDERISSTLVGHLLAAVNGAMVARGSSWLRDALGEEVLPKHLSIVEDPHRPRTSASRPFDAEGLPTAPRHIVRNGVLEGWTLDLANARKLGMKSTANAARGTGSAPSPSVWNIALTQGTQTHAELLRDMGKGFLVTSLIGSTINPNTGDYSRGASGFWVENGEITHAVNEVTIAGNLRDMLRTIVPANDARTHLSRVVPSLLLEGLTLAGS; encoded by the coding sequence ATGAAAAACACGCTTGAAGCTCTCGCCCAATCCGCTCTCGCCGCCGCGCTCAAAGCTGGCGCAGACAGCGCCGATGTGATCACCCTAGAGGGCCGCTCTGTCTCTCTCGATATTCGCCAAGGCAAGCTGGAACAAGCCGAGCGCGCCGAAGGCACAGACCTTGGCCTGCGCGTCATGGTCGGACAACGTCAGGCGATGGTCTCCTCTTCTGACACACGGCCCGAGGCGATCGCCCAAGTCGCCGAGCGCGCCGTCGCCATGGCGCATGAAGCGCCCGAAGATCCCTACATCGGCCTTGCCCCGCGCGAAGAGCTGGCCACATCATGGGACATCTCCGCATTCGAACTTTATGACAACACACCCGAGCCAAGCCCCGAAACGCTCCAAGAAGACGCGCGTCGCGCCGAAGCGGCCGCCCTCGCCAACCCAGGTGTTTCTCAGGTTCAATCTGCCAGCGCGAGCTATTCCCAAACCACAGTCCAGCTCGCCACAAGCACGGGCTTCTCTGGTGGCTACCAACGCTCTTCTCGCTCGCTCTCTTGCGTGGCAATCGCTGGCACAGGTCTTGGCATGGAGCGCGATTATGATGGCGACGGCCGCATCTTTCAGGCTGATCTGCGCTCCGCTGATGAGATCGGAGCACTCGCTGCCGCCCGTGCCGTCGAGCGGCTCAATCCCAAAAAGCCCAAGACAGGCAGCTACCCGATCCTCTTTGACGAGCGCATCTCAAGCACGCTCGTGGGCCACCTGCTCGCCGCCGTCAACGGCGCTATGGTTGCGCGCGGCTCCTCGTGGCTGCGGGACGCTCTGGGCGAAGAAGTCCTCCCCAAACATCTTTCAATCGTAGAAGACCCGCACCGCCCCCGCACCTCTGCGTCGCGCCCGTTTGATGCCGAAGGTCTGCCCACAGCGCCTCGCCACATCGTCCGCAACGGCGTGCTTGAGGGCTGGACACTTGACCTCGCCAACGCGCGTAAGCTCGGGATGAAAAGCACAGCCAATGCCGCACGAGGCACAGGCAGCGCGCCCTCGCCAAGCGTCTGGAACATTGCTCTCACCCAAGGCACGCAAACACACGCCGAGCTTCTGCGCGACATGGGCAAAGGCTTCCTCGTAACCTCGCTGATCGGCTCCACAATCAACCCGAACACAGGCGACTATTCCCGGGGCGCATCGGGCTTCTGGGTCGAAAACGGCGAAATCACCCATGCCGTCAACGAAGTCACCATCGCAGGTAATCTGCGCGATATGCTGCGCACCATCGTCCCCGCCAATGATGCCCGCACACATCTCTCGCGCGTTGTGCCCTCCCTGCTCCTCGAAGGCCTGACTCTTGCAGGATCCTGA
- a CDS encoding 3'(2'),5'-bisphosphate nucleotidase CysQ, whose product MQDPDLELLIKAAQSSGEIATGFAMDRLKKWDKDEGAGPVTEADLAVNAYLEDTLQAARPDYGWLSEETEDSEARLKKSRAFVIDPIDGTRSFIEGSTTWAHSIAVVEDGRPVAAVVYLPLRQKLYSAALGQGATLNGKPIMASRRSKLEGSELLAARPAFEPHHWKSGPPDLKRAYRPSLAYRLALVAEGRYDGMLTLRRSWEWDIAAGALLITEAGAQVTDRKGADLRFNKSDPASNGVVASSANIHAELIKALA is encoded by the coding sequence TTGCAGGATCCTGACCTAGAGCTGCTCATAAAAGCCGCGCAAAGCTCAGGCGAAATCGCCACAGGCTTTGCCATGGACCGCCTCAAAAAGTGGGACAAAGACGAAGGCGCAGGCCCCGTCACAGAAGCAGACCTCGCCGTCAACGCCTACCTAGAAGATACACTCCAGGCCGCACGCCCAGACTATGGCTGGCTGTCTGAAGAAACCGAGGACTCAGAGGCGCGCCTCAAAAAATCGCGCGCTTTCGTAATTGATCCCATAGACGGAACCCGCAGCTTCATTGAGGGCTCTACAACATGGGCGCATTCCATCGCCGTGGTGGAAGACGGCCGGCCCGTCGCCGCCGTGGTCTATTTGCCCTTGCGTCAAAAACTCTATTCTGCCGCCCTTGGCCAAGGCGCAACGCTCAATGGTAAACCCATCATGGCGTCTCGGCGCAGCAAACTTGAAGGGTCCGAGCTTCTGGCCGCCCGCCCCGCCTTTGAGCCACATCACTGGAAAAGCGGCCCCCCCGATCTCAAGCGCGCTTACCGCCCATCACTGGCCTACCGCCTCGCACTGGTTGCTGAAGGCCGCTATGATGGGATGCTCACCCTGCGCCGCTCTTGGGAATGGGATATCGCAGCTGGCGCCCTCCTCATCACAGAAGCTGGCGCTCAAGTCACCGACCGAAAAGGCGCAGACCTGCGCTTTAATAAAAGTGATCCCGCTTCAAACGGAGTTGTCGCCTCAAGCGCAAATATTCACGCCGAGTTGATCAAGGCTCTAGCCTGA
- a CDS encoding amino acid aminotransferase produces the protein MFSNLKNQPVDKIMQVMAKFRADPRPNKIDLGVGVYKNALGVTPVMRAIKQAEHKLWEEQETKAYVGLVGDPAYSDAMIKLVLGDAVARENIGAAATPGGTGAVRQAFEMIKMATPEARVFVSNPTWPNHISILDYVGLECVQYRYFDAETRSVDFGGMMADLDGLRAGDIVLLHGCCHNPTGANLTLEQFGAVIEVMNAKGAIPMVDIAYQGFGDGLEEDAAATRLVASSVPECLIAASCSKNFGIYRERTGLLMCVSQDAAKTPLTQENLAFLNRQNYSFPPDHGARLVSMILNDDALKAEWMSELEEVRLGMLGLREQLAGELARLTNSDRFNFLREHRGMFSLLGTGPDMVELMREKNGIYMIPDSRMNIAGLNKETVPLLAKAIVEAGI, from the coding sequence ATGTTTTCGAACCTAAAAAACCAACCTGTTGATAAGATCATGCAAGTGATGGCCAAATTTAGGGCTGATCCACGGCCCAACAAGATTGATCTTGGTGTTGGTGTTTACAAAAACGCGCTCGGCGTTACGCCTGTGATGCGTGCGATCAAGCAGGCGGAGCATAAGCTCTGGGAGGAGCAAGAAACCAAGGCCTATGTCGGTCTGGTGGGTGATCCTGCGTATAGTGATGCGATGATCAAGCTGGTCTTGGGCGATGCAGTGGCGCGCGAAAATATTGGTGCAGCAGCGACACCGGGTGGCACTGGAGCTGTGCGGCAGGCGTTTGAAATGATCAAGATGGCGACACCTGAGGCGCGAGTCTTTGTGAGCAATCCGACATGGCCGAACCACATCAGTATTCTGGACTATGTCGGGCTGGAATGTGTGCAGTATCGCTACTTTGACGCAGAGACACGCTCTGTGGACTTTGGCGGTATGATGGCGGATTTGGACGGGCTGCGCGCAGGCGATATCGTGCTGTTGCACGGTTGCTGCCACAACCCGACGGGTGCAAACCTGACTTTGGAACAGTTCGGAGCCGTTATTGAGGTGATGAATGCCAAGGGCGCGATCCCGATGGTGGATATTGCGTACCAAGGCTTTGGCGACGGGCTGGAAGAAGATGCGGCGGCGACACGGCTTGTTGCGTCGAGCGTGCCCGAGTGTTTGATTGCTGCAAGCTGCTCCAAGAATTTCGGGATCTACCGCGAACGCACTGGGCTTTTGATGTGTGTCTCTCAAGACGCTGCCAAAACGCCGTTGACGCAGGAGAACCTCGCCTTTCTCAACCGTCAGAACTACAGCTTTCCGCCTGATCACGGCGCGCGGCTTGTCAGCATGATCCTGAACGATGATGCGCTGAAAGCGGAGTGGATGAGTGAGCTGGAAGAGGTACGCCTTGGAATGCTCGGTCTGCGCGAGCAGCTTGCGGGCGAACTGGCACGGCTCACCAACTCGGACCGTTTCAACTTTTTGCGTGAACATCGCGGGATGTTTTCTCTGCTTGGAACAGGGCCAGATATGGTTGAACTCATGCGTGAGAAGAACGGCATTTATATGATCCCTGACAGCCGTATGAATATTGCCGGTTTGAACAAAGAGACTGTGCCTTTGTTGGCGAAAGCAATTGTCGAGGCGGGTATTTAG
- the sseA gene encoding 3-mercaptopyruvate sulfurtransferase, with translation MRVKMAQDDPKTLVSTEWLAAHLKNPDLRILDATWVLPHVELDAVAGYNAAHIPGARFFDIDEISDHRSELPHMVPPVEKFMSRMRAMGVGDGHQVVVYDQVGVSSAPRVWWLFKLMGQENVAVLDGGLPKWVAEGRNTEDLPPMVRDRHMTVRVQNHLVKDVTQVSSASKLGDYEIVDARSRGRFAGTEPEPRAGLRGGHIPNSKNVPFGELLTEQKTLKSPDELRSVFEAAGVDLSKPVITSCGSGITAAILSLALERIGKTDHAVYDGSWAEWGAFGTLPVKTGEA, from the coding sequence ATGAGGGTGAAGATGGCGCAAGATGATCCCAAGACGTTGGTGAGCACAGAGTGGCTGGCCGCACATTTGAAAAATCCTGATCTAAGGATTCTGGATGCAACCTGGGTTTTGCCACATGTCGAGCTTGATGCTGTGGCGGGCTATAATGCGGCGCATATTCCAGGTGCACGGTTCTTTGATATTGATGAAATCAGCGATCATCGTAGCGAGCTGCCGCATATGGTTCCTCCGGTTGAGAAGTTTATGAGCCGGATGCGTGCCATGGGTGTCGGCGACGGGCATCAGGTTGTTGTTTATGACCAAGTGGGCGTGAGTTCGGCGCCGCGGGTTTGGTGGCTTTTTAAGCTTATGGGGCAGGAGAATGTCGCTGTGCTGGATGGTGGCTTGCCCAAGTGGGTGGCTGAAGGCCGCAATACCGAAGACCTTCCGCCGATGGTGCGCGACAGGCATATGACAGTGCGCGTTCAAAATCATCTGGTGAAAGATGTGACGCAGGTCTCTTCGGCGAGCAAACTTGGCGATTACGAGATCGTTGACGCGCGCTCGCGCGGACGCTTTGCGGGGACAGAGCCAGAGCCACGCGCGGGGCTACGCGGCGGGCATATTCCGAATTCAAAGAACGTTCCGTTTGGCGAGCTTTTGACAGAGCAGAAAACTTTGAAGTCACCAGACGAGCTGCGCAGTGTTTTTGAAGCGGCAGGCGTCGACCTCAGCAAGCCTGTGATCACCTCTTGCGGATCGGGGATCACAGCGGCGATCCTCTCACTCGCGCTCGAGCGGATCGGCAAGACAGACCACGCAGTATATGATGGCTCATGGGCCGAGTGGGGCGCGTTTGGAACGCTGCCAGTGAAAACGGGAGAAGCCTGA
- the smpB gene encoding SsrA-binding protein SmpB has protein sequence MAQGNGKSDPNYKVIAENRRARYDYAIEDDLECGIMLEGSEVKSLREGGSNIAESYATVEDGELWLVNGYIAPYKQARQFKHEERRRRKLLVSRKELANLWSATNRKGMTLVPLVMYFNHRGMVKLKIGIAKGKKNHDKRASDAKRDWGRQKQRLLRHGD, from the coding sequence ATGGCACAAGGCAATGGAAAATCTGATCCGAACTACAAGGTGATCGCCGAGAATCGGCGCGCGCGCTATGATTACGCGATCGAGGATGATCTCGAATGCGGGATCATGCTTGAGGGATCGGAAGTGAAGTCGCTCCGCGAGGGGGGCTCGAATATTGCCGAAAGCTACGCGACTGTGGAAGACGGCGAACTCTGGCTCGTGAACGGCTATATTGCGCCCTACAAACAGGCACGACAGTTCAAGCACGAAGAACGCCGCCGCCGTAAGCTTCTGGTCAGCCGTAAGGAGCTTGCCAACCTCTGGAGCGCGACCAACCGCAAGGGTATGACGCTTGTTCCGCTGGTGATGTATTTCAATCATCGGGGCATGGTGAAGCTCAAGATCGGGATCGCCAAGGGTAAGAAAAACCATGACAAGCGCGCCTCTGACGCCAAGCGCGATTGGGGCCGCCAGAAACAACGCCTCTTGCGCCACGGCGACTGA
- a CDS encoding heme biosynthesis HemY N-terminal domain-containing protein: protein MLWSLIKIFLFFALIAGASFGALELLALEGGIRIAIAGQEYSLTPLQAVIALVLLVIAVWLFLKLMGLLLATFRFLNGDETAISRYFDRNRERKGFQALADGMLALASGEGRLAMAKAARANKYLDRPDLTDLLTAQAAEMAGDKGKAEEAYKRLLTEDRTRFVGVRGIMKQRLAAGDTDKALALAKTAFALKPAHEETQDVLLRLQAQGADWKGARETLKAKLKHGSLPRDVHKRRDAVLALSEAKGVLSEDSGIDGQERAIEANKLSPDLIPAAVMAAKSYIEQGKPKYAARVISKAWAARPHPDLAGAFAGIVPDETPDKRIKRFRALTKTNPNDPETKMLLAELNIAAENFPDARRALGDLVETQADARALTIMAAVERGEGASDTVVKGWLARALSAPRGPQWVCDNCQHIHAEWTPTCDNCGALDTLSWKRPPQSEVQALSSAAMLPLIVGAIEDKSDEAVAEIDDAEIVDMNAADGQVNS, encoded by the coding sequence ATGCTTTGGTCATTGATAAAGATTTTTCTGTTTTTTGCCCTTATTGCGGGGGCCAGTTTTGGCGCACTTGAATTGCTTGCCTTGGAGGGTGGTATCCGCATTGCTATAGCGGGGCAGGAATATAGCCTGACGCCATTGCAAGCTGTGATCGCCTTGGTTTTGCTTGTCATTGCGGTTTGGCTTTTCCTCAAGCTGATGGGCCTTTTGCTGGCGACATTCCGTTTTCTCAATGGGGATGAAACTGCAATTTCGCGGTATTTTGATCGCAACCGAGAGCGCAAGGGCTTTCAGGCTTTGGCGGATGGAATGTTGGCGCTTGCCTCTGGTGAAGGGCGTCTGGCGATGGCCAAGGCAGCGAGGGCAAACAAGTATCTCGACCGACCTGATCTTACTGATCTTTTGACAGCGCAAGCTGCGGAAATGGCGGGAGACAAAGGCAAGGCCGAGGAGGCTTATAAGCGGCTTCTCACGGAGGATCGTACTCGGTTTGTTGGCGTTCGTGGTATCATGAAACAACGCCTTGCTGCGGGCGACACAGACAAAGCGCTTGCGCTGGCGAAGACTGCGTTTGCCCTTAAGCCCGCACATGAAGAAACACAGGATGTGCTCCTTAGACTTCAGGCTCAAGGGGCTGATTGGAAGGGTGCGCGCGAAACACTGAAAGCTAAGCTCAAGCACGGCTCTTTGCCGCGTGATGTCCATAAGCGCCGTGATGCTGTATTGGCGTTGAGTGAGGCGAAAGGCGTGCTGTCTGAGGACAGTGGCATTGACGGGCAAGAGCGCGCGATTGAGGCCAATAAGCTTTCGCCAGACTTAATTCCTGCGGCTGTTATGGCTGCGAAAAGTTATATTGAGCAGGGCAAGCCAAAATACGCGGCGCGCGTTATTTCTAAGGCTTGGGCCGCACGTCCACACCCTGACCTTGCGGGCGCATTTGCTGGAATTGTTCCTGACGAAACACCAGACAAACGTATCAAGCGCTTCCGTGCTTTGACAAAGACCAATCCGAACGATCCTGAGACAAAAATGCTGCTCGCCGAGCTGAACATTGCGGCTGAAAACTTCCCTGATGCGCGGCGCGCTCTGGGCGATCTTGTGGAGACACAGGCTGACGCTCGTGCGCTGACCATCATGGCGGCTGTCGAGCGGGGTGAGGGAGCGTCTGACACTGTGGTCAAAGGCTGGCTTGCCAGAGCTTTGAGCGCACCGCGCGGGCCTCAGTGGGTCTGTGATAACTGTCAGCATATTCATGCAGAGTGGACGCCGACTTGTGATAATTGCGGGGCACTTGATACGCTGTCTTGGAAGCGCCCGCCACAGAGCGAAGTGCAGGCTCTTTCGAGTGCTGCGATGCTGCCGCTGATTGTGGGTGCGATTGAGGATAAATCGGATGAGGCGGTTGCCGAAATCGACGATGCAGAAATCGTAGATATGAACGCAGCGGACGGTCAGGTTAATTCTTGA
- a CDS encoding uroporphyrinogen-III synthase, with protein MVKTSLPLVLLTRPRAAAERFAAMLWAERPDLEIMISPIMEIVYLKPEVLPQAEVLIFSSVHGVKGYIAAGGAPAQAYCVGVATGECAHTAGFDVLQIAPDLERLKPVLGQEERSLLQVRGVHATADLVAEFGHVKSVIVYDQPSVGLSAAAKGALASSRSVVVPLFSPRSVRAFAAEALRLDGLYAAYISEAAKAAWELPSIAAETAETPDAQGMVVATLKLIDKV; from the coding sequence ATGGTTAAAACAAGTTTGCCTCTCGTTCTTCTGACACGCCCGCGTGCGGCGGCGGAGCGCTTTGCGGCGATGCTTTGGGCTGAGCGGCCTGATCTTGAGATAATGATAAGCCCGATTATGGAGATTGTGTATCTCAAGCCCGAGGTCTTGCCGCAGGCAGAAGTGCTTATTTTTAGCTCTGTGCACGGGGTAAAGGGCTACATTGCGGCGGGTGGCGCACCCGCGCAGGCATATTGTGTCGGTGTTGCGACAGGTGAGTGTGCTCATACCGCTGGGTTTGATGTTTTGCAGATTGCGCCCGATCTTGAGCGTTTGAAGCCTGTTTTGGGGCAGGAAGAACGTAGCCTTTTGCAGGTTCGCGGTGTCCATGCGACAGCGGATCTTGTGGCGGAGTTTGGCCATGTGAAGAGCGTAATTGTTTATGATCAGCCGAGCGTTGGGCTGAGTGCGGCTGCAAAAGGTGCACTGGCAAGCAGTCGGTCTGTGGTTGTGCCGCTCTTTTCGCCGCGCAGTGTGCGAGCCTTTGCCGCCGAGGCACTTCGGCTTGATGGGCTATATGCCGCATATATCAGCGAGGCGGCGAAAGCGGCGTGGGAACTGCCTTCTATAGCGGCAGAAACGGCCGAAACGCCCGATGCGCAGGGTATGGTTGTCGCGACCTTGAAGCTTATTGATAAGGTTTGA
- the tsaD gene encoding tRNA (adenosine(37)-N6)-threonylcarbamoyltransferase complex transferase subunit TsaD, whose translation MQKTLTLLGIESSCDDTAAAVVRGTSGAASVLSSVVEGQTSLHADFGGVVPEIAARAHAERLDGCIAQALSHAGLTLADIDAIAVTAGPGLIGGVMSGVALAKGLSAGSGKPLIGVNHLAGHALTPRLTDSPSYPYLMLLVSGGHCQFLIVRSPQDFTRLGGTIDDAPGEAFDKTARLLGLPQPGGPIVETEALRGDPKRFRLPRPLLDRAGCDMSFSGLKTALLRARDALVAEKDGITRQDRADLCAGFQAAVSDVMAEKARRAMALYIELGPIQPVLTVAGGVAANKSIRAALETVAAEFGAQFLSPPLALCTDNAAMIAYAGLELFEMGQQDDLTLAARPRWPLDTSSPSMLGSGKKGAKA comes from the coding sequence ATGCAAAAGACACTGACCCTTCTCGGTATAGAAAGCAGCTGTGACGACACGGCCGCAGCCGTAGTGCGCGGCACATCGGGCGCAGCGTCAGTGCTGTCTTCGGTGGTCGAAGGCCAGACAAGTCTGCATGCCGACTTCGGCGGCGTCGTGCCCGAGATCGCCGCACGCGCGCATGCCGAAAGGCTCGATGGCTGCATAGCTCAAGCGCTGTCTCATGCGGGTCTGACACTCGCCGATATTGACGCAATCGCCGTTACAGCTGGCCCTGGCCTCATCGGCGGCGTTATGTCTGGTGTAGCGCTTGCCAAGGGCCTCTCCGCTGGCTCAGGAAAGCCCTTGATCGGCGTCAATCACCTTGCTGGCCATGCACTCACACCACGCCTCACAGACTCGCCAAGTTACCCTTACCTCATGCTGCTGGTTTCAGGCGGACATTGCCAATTTCTCATCGTGCGCAGCCCCCAAGATTTCACCCGTCTCGGCGGCACAATTGATGACGCCCCAGGCGAAGCATTTGACAAAACCGCGCGTCTCCTTGGCTTGCCCCAGCCCGGCGGACCCATTGTCGAAACCGAAGCGTTGAGAGGCGACCCAAAGCGCTTCCGCCTGCCCCGCCCTCTGCTTGACCGCGCAGGATGTGATATGTCTTTTTCTGGACTCAAAACAGCACTTCTGCGCGCACGTGATGCTCTCGTTGCCGAGAAAGACGGGATCACGCGCCAAGACCGCGCTGATCTTTGCGCTGGCTTTCAGGCTGCAGTTAGCGATGTCATGGCGGAAAAGGCTCGTCGCGCCATGGCGCTCTACATTGAGCTGGGCCCTATCCAGCCTGTACTCACCGTCGCAGGCGGTGTTGCCGCCAACAAGAGCATCCGCGCCGCGCTAGAAACTGTTGCCGCAGAATTTGGCGCCCAGTTTCTCAGCCCGCCCCTTGCGCTCTGCACAGACAATGCCGCAATGATCGCCTACGCGGGGCTTGAGCTTTTTGAAATGGGCCAGCAAGATGACCTAACACTTGCCGCGCGCCCGCGCTGGCCGCTTGATACAAGTAGCCCTTCAATGCTCGGCTCAGGCAAGAAAGGAGCCAAAGCATGA
- a CDS encoding NAD(P)H-dependent glycerol-3-phosphate dehydrogenase encodes MITILGAGAFGTSLAISLARTGQPVTLWARNGGADMQASRQNARRLPKAPFPESLTVIEALSDISHDGPVILAVPMQQLRDFLTENAEPLADRTLIAACKGLDLKTHFGPVETIRACLPHANAALLTGPSFAADIARGLPTALTLACETTQIGKTLQLALTTPNLRIYRTTDTTGAELGGALKNVIAIACGACIGKGMGDSARAALMTRGFAEMQRLALRRGAQPDTLTGLSGFGDLALTCTSELSRNYRFGLALGREEPFDTSVTVEGVPTANAVVAWAEELQIDMPICTAVAALSNGDYSVSEALQTLLSRPLKEE; translated from the coding sequence ATGATCACCATTCTAGGCGCAGGCGCTTTTGGCACATCCTTGGCGATCTCGCTCGCGCGCACAGGCCAGCCTGTGACCCTCTGGGCGCGCAACGGCGGGGCCGATATGCAAGCAAGCCGCCAGAATGCACGCCGACTGCCAAAAGCCCCTTTCCCAGAGAGCCTCACTGTCATTGAAGCGCTGTCAGACATTTCTCATGACGGGCCTGTCATTCTCGCCGTGCCAATGCAGCAGCTGCGGGACTTTTTGACCGAAAACGCAGAGCCCTTAGCAGACCGCACGTTGATTGCTGCCTGCAAAGGCCTTGATCTTAAGACACACTTTGGTCCTGTCGAGACAATCCGCGCATGCCTTCCTCATGCCAACGCAGCTCTTCTTACAGGACCAAGCTTTGCGGCCGATATTGCGCGCGGCCTGCCAACCGCGCTCACCCTTGCTTGCGAAACCACACAAATTGGCAAAACATTGCAACTGGCCCTCACGACGCCCAATTTACGGATCTATCGCACCACCGATACAACAGGCGCAGAGCTTGGTGGGGCTTTAAAAAACGTGATCGCTATCGCCTGCGGAGCCTGCATCGGAAAGGGTATGGGCGACAGCGCCCGCGCCGCCTTGATGACTCGTGGCTTCGCCGAAATGCAGCGCTTGGCCCTTCGCCGTGGCGCGCAACCCGACACGCTCACAGGCCTCTCAGGCTTCGGTGATCTCGCTCTCACCTGCACATCTGAGCTCTCGCGCAACTATCGTTTCGGCCTTGCTCTCGGCCGCGAAGAGCCTTTCGATACATCTGTCACAGTCGAAGGCGTGCCCACAGCCAACGCCGTTGTTGCATGGGCCGAAGAACTTCAAATCGACATGCCTATTTGTACAGCCGTTGCAGCCCTCAGCAACGGTGACTATAGCGTTTCCGAAGCTCTACAAACGCTCCTTTCACGCCCACTCAAGGAAGAATAA